From the genome of uncultured Methanobacterium sp.:
CGATGTTGGGTATGGCCATGATCTCTTCATGGGTGTGTTTGGCTTCTAGAGGAGGCATTGCGGCTTCGGTTACTGTTCCGTAACCCATCCTAGAGTATCTGTATCCTGTTGCAGGACAGCTAGGTATGGAAAATCCAGATTCAGGCCTGCAAACCCCATTTGGAGCCACTACTCCTTTTCTTGAGTCTTCTGGTCGGTAAATCCTACCAACCACAAGTTTTGGTCCGGCTACGTGGGCGTGAGGGTCAATACCAGCAGGCATGACTATTTTATCAGTCACGTCCAGGACTTTTGCATCAGAAGAGACATTTTCAACGATCTTTCCATCCTTGAACATGACATCCTTCTTTTCACCCGCTATGTTGTTGGCCGGGTCGTAAACTATACCATTTTTTAGTATATATTCCATGATATCACCTTATTTGCTAGCTACTGCGGCCTCTTCAGCTTTGATTTTCTGAACCCTTTCGTGCAGCTCTCTGATGATCCATTCATCATCTCTGCAGGTTTCAGGTTTGTCTACGGCCTTTTTCATGTATATAGGTACACCATCCATTCGATAGCTGGTACCTGCACATTCTACACCTATGAAGGATCCTGGAAGTACCACGTCAGCTATCTCGGTGGATGGTCCCCAGTGGATGTCTACCTGGATAACTGGAATTTCTGCCAGGCGTTTGACTGCGCCTCCAGGGTAATGAGCTCCTGGATCTGCAGCTATTACCATGAATACATCGCATTCTTCACGGGTTAACAGATCGATGGTGTTGGTTTCTCCGTTCATGTATCGCTGATATCCACGACAGTAATCCACACCATATGGGAATCCACATTCATAGGCCATGAAAATGTTGAATCCGTTCACATTGAAGTGACCTCTCATAGGAGTTAGCACCCATTTAGCGTGCTCATTAAGGTCCACTAACATTTCAATTGCCATGTCAATGTTCCTCTGCTTGGAGAGCGTGTGAGTTAGACCCAGACCGAAGAATAATGCTCCGAACTGTACGTTTTTCATGGCTTCAGCTAATTCCATGATGTCTTCTTTAGGTATGCCTGAAACATAGTCCTGGTCAATTTCTTTTCCTTTTACAGCTGCCCTTATTGCATTATAGAATCCATAGTCACCGTTTTGTTCAAATCCAACCCATATGTCGGACATTTTCGCGGTGTCACTGTATTTGGGATCCATGGTAACCAGAGTACGGTCAAATCTACCCCTTTGTCGGAACCATCCCCTAGGGAAGGTACTGTATCGGGCCAGGTGTCGTGGGTGAGAGTTCATTGGGTTACTTCCACTGTAAATAATCATGTCTGCACGGTTTTTAACTTCCCCAAGGGTCGCAATAGGATATCCTGCGTTTTGTACCGCTTGTAGGGATGGACCGTGACAAATTGTTGCCTGGTTGTCCAGAACAGCTCCCACTAGTTCCCCTAGTCGGATACCGTGTTTCATGGTTTCAATGGATGTTTCACTCCAACCATAGAATATAGGTCGGACAGCGCCGGCAATTAGCTCGGCAGCTTTGTCCAGGGCAGTGTCCCAATCAACTTCCTGTAGTTCACCATTTTCATCACGGATCATTGGTACCATAAGTCTCTGGTCC
Proteins encoded in this window:
- a CDS encoding formylmethanofuran dehydrogenase subunit B; this encodes MAYEPPITDYDEIVENGTCAFCGCNCDDLDFLVKDGHVVGVRHACRLGASKVMEDMDQRLMVPMIRDENGELQEVDWDTALDKAAELIAGAVRPIFYGWSETSIETMKHGIRLGELVGAVLDNQATICHGPSLQAVQNAGYPIATLGEVKNRADMIIYSGSNPMNSHPRHLARYSTFPRGWFRQRGRFDRTLVTMDPKYSDTAKMSDIWVGFEQNGDYGFYNAIRAAVKGKEIDQDYVSGIPKEDIMELAEAMKNVQFGALFFGLGLTHTLSKQRNIDMAIEMLVDLNEHAKWVLTPMRGHFNVNGFNIFMAYECGFPYGVDYCRGYQRYMNGETNTIDLLTREECDVFMVIAADPGAHYPGGAVKRLAEIPVIQVDIHWGPSTEIADVVLPGSFIGVECAGTSYRMDGVPIYMKKAVDKPETCRDDEWIIRELHERVQKIKAEEAAVASK